The following are encoded together in the Corynebacterium jeikeium genome:
- a CDS encoding DEAD/DEAH box helicase, whose protein sequence is MSSGSSEASSGANTSRPTFSSLGVAAEITEALATANITHAFAIQEYTLPIALKGSDVIGQARTGMGKTLGFGIPVLDRVFDDATVTAPDGTPRALIVVPTRELCLQVTDDLTLAARNLRVPVETEGASQRKKSKTRALQVHAVYGGVRFDKQTTALARGVDVVVGTPGRLLDLAQQGHLQLNTVEIVVLDEADEMLDQGFLDDVRSIITQTSPQRQTMLFSATMPGPIAALTRTFMRHPVLIQADSAATEATHESTKQVVFQSHKLDRLSALARILQSPGRGRSIVFARTKRQAAGVAEELAKLGFRVGAVHGDMRQNDREESLDEFRRNEVDVMVATDVAARGIDIEDVTHVINYQVPDDERTYVHRIGRTGRAGNTGTAVSLIGWDEVARWNAISDALGLGLQDPPQWFSSSAEFLAEFDLPEDVGDRVGAPRGVKGAALKVKKSRKRPRP, encoded by the coding sequence ATGTCCTCTGGGTCTTCTGAAGCCTCTTCTGGGGCCAATACCTCTCGCCCGACCTTCAGCTCGCTCGGCGTGGCCGCGGAGATCACGGAAGCTCTGGCCACGGCCAACATTACGCACGCCTTCGCCATCCAGGAATACACCTTGCCTATCGCACTGAAGGGTTCCGATGTTATCGGCCAGGCACGCACGGGGATGGGCAAGACTTTGGGTTTCGGCATTCCTGTCCTCGATCGGGTTTTTGATGACGCCACCGTCACCGCCCCAGACGGCACCCCGCGCGCCTTGATCGTGGTGCCCACCCGGGAGTTGTGCCTGCAGGTCACCGACGACCTGACCCTGGCTGCCCGCAATTTGCGCGTGCCAGTGGAGACCGAGGGGGCGTCCCAAAGAAAAAAGAGTAAGACCCGAGCCCTGCAGGTACATGCGGTATACGGTGGCGTGCGCTTCGACAAACAGACGACGGCTCTGGCACGGGGCGTAGACGTGGTAGTCGGCACGCCGGGGAGGCTGCTGGACCTGGCACAGCAGGGGCATTTGCAGCTGAATACGGTGGAAATCGTCGTGCTGGACGAGGCCGACGAGATGCTGGATCAAGGGTTCCTGGACGATGTCCGTAGCATCATCACGCAGACCAGCCCGCAGCGGCAGACGATGCTGTTTTCTGCCACCATGCCGGGGCCGATTGCAGCGCTGACTAGGACATTTATGCGACACCCTGTGCTCATCCAGGCTGATAGCGCGGCGACGGAGGCAACGCATGAGTCTACGAAGCAGGTGGTATTCCAATCCCATAAGCTCGATCGACTCTCCGCACTGGCCCGAATTCTGCAGTCCCCGGGACGTGGACGCAGCATCGTTTTTGCCCGTACGAAGCGGCAAGCTGCGGGAGTGGCCGAAGAGCTGGCTAAGCTGGGCTTCCGTGTGGGCGCGGTGCACGGGGATATGCGCCAAAACGACCGTGAGGAATCGCTGGACGAGTTCCGCCGTAATGAGGTGGACGTGATGGTGGCTACCGACGTGGCTGCGCGCGGCATCGACATCGAGGATGTTACGCACGTGATCAATTACCAGGTGCCAGACGATGAGCGCACCTATGTTCACCGCATCGGCCGCACGGGGCGCGCGGGAAACACGGGCACGGCGGTGAGCCTCATCGGCTGGGACGAGGTCGCGAGGTGGAACGCCATCAGCGACGCCCTGGGGCTAGGGCTGCAAGACCCACCGCAGTGGTTCTCCTCCAGCGCAGAGTTTCTGGCCGAGTTCGACCTTCCAGAGGATGTTGGAGACCGGGTGGGTGCGCCGCGCGGAGTGAAAGGCGCAGCATTGAAGGTGAAAAAGTCCCGCAAGAGGCCACGCCCATGA
- a CDS encoding IS256-like element IS1249 family transposase, translating into MSKNQPRCHCGGEMKRNGTTSKGTTRWRCKQCGASSVKRRNDITNAAVFTQFIEHCTTAISLDDLAKRNGVSRATMKRRFKWCWLVDVPDPTAGHHKRIYDQVFLDGTYTAGGCLIVAATIDHVIAWHWCKHETTRDYQLLLERIEAPLIAVIDGGQGAYSAIKKCWPTTKIQRCLVHAQRVVRRYTTTNPRTDAGRTIYRLALKLTRITTLDEAAAWGVQLHEFSTIYREWMNEKTMIKDPKTGAWTRVWTHHNVRKAYNSLNHLWRSEMLFVYLNPPAGVLAPERIKSTTNSLEGGINAQLKLLARTHRGRSGERQRRMLDWWLYLKTELPDDPVRIARQSDWGQGQLAKVSTLTQTENQADHETGRPALYDNAIDTDYTHSIGIQKGQI; encoded by the coding sequence ATGTCGAAGAACCAACCACGCTGCCACTGCGGCGGTGAAATGAAACGCAACGGCACCACCAGCAAAGGCACCACCAGATGGCGCTGCAAACAATGCGGCGCCTCCAGCGTCAAACGTCGAAACGACATCACCAACGCGGCAGTGTTCACCCAGTTCATCGAGCATTGCACCACCGCAATATCACTCGACGACCTAGCCAAACGAAACGGTGTTAGCCGCGCCACCATGAAGCGGCGCTTCAAGTGGTGCTGGCTCGTTGATGTGCCTGACCCCACCGCCGGCCACCACAAGCGGATCTACGACCAGGTATTTCTCGATGGCACCTACACCGCCGGTGGCTGCCTGATCGTCGCGGCGACCATCGACCACGTGATCGCCTGGCACTGGTGCAAACACGAAACCACCCGCGACTACCAACTGCTGCTTGAACGCATCGAAGCCCCACTCATCGCCGTCATCGACGGCGGCCAAGGCGCATACAGCGCAATCAAAAAGTGCTGGCCGACTACGAAAATTCAACGCTGCCTCGTCCACGCCCAACGCGTGGTCCGCCGCTACACCACCACCAACCCACGCACCGATGCCGGGCGCACCATCTACCGACTTGCGCTGAAACTGACCCGGATCACCACACTGGATGAAGCCGCCGCGTGGGGTGTGCAACTGCACGAGTTTTCAACGATCTACCGGGAATGGATGAACGAGAAAACCATGATCAAAGACCCCAAAACAGGTGCATGGACCCGCGTGTGGACCCACCACAACGTGCGCAAGGCCTACAACAGCCTCAACCATCTTTGGCGGTCCGAGATGCTGTTTGTCTACCTCAACCCGCCAGCAGGAGTCCTTGCGCCCGAGCGGATCAAATCCACCACCAACAGCTTAGAAGGCGGCATCAACGCCCAGCTCAAACTGCTCGCCAGAACCCACCGCGGCAGATCAGGCGAACGACAACGCCGCATGCTGGATTGGTGGCTCTACTTAAAAACGGAACTGCCTGACGATCCAGTACGAATCGCCAGGCAGTCCGACTGGGGCCAGGGCCAACTCGCCAAAGTATCCACCCTGACCCAAACCGAGAACCAAGCCGACCACGAAACAGGACGCCCAGCCCTCTACGACAACGCTATCGACACCGACTACACCCACTCAATCGGCATTCAAAAAGGCCAAATCTAA
- a CDS encoding WhiB family transcriptional regulator yields the protein MDWRHKAVCREEDPELFFPVGNSGPALAQIAKAKLVCNRCPVASQCLNWAIESGQDAGVWGGMAEDERRALKRRTNRGRTRTRKRITV from the coding sequence ATGGATTGGCGCCACAAAGCCGTTTGCCGTGAAGAAGACCCCGAGCTGTTCTTCCCCGTAGGAAACTCTGGCCCCGCCCTGGCTCAGATCGCCAAGGCCAAGCTGGTCTGCAACCGCTGCCCCGTAGCCTCCCAGTGCCTGAACTGGGCCATCGAGTCCGGCCAGGATGCCGGCGTATGGGGCGGCATGGCCGAGGACGAGCGCCGCGCACTGAAGCGCCGCACCAACCGCGGCCGCACCCGCACCCGCAAGCGCATCACCGTTTAA
- a CDS encoding 50S ribosomal protein bL37, with the protein MSKRGRKRKDRRKKKANHGKRPNS; encoded by the coding sequence ATGAGCAAGCGTGGCCGCAAGCGCAAGGATCGTCGCAAGAAGAAGGCTAACCACGGCAAGCGCCCGAACTCTTAA
- a CDS encoding PH domain-containing protein, translated as MEAAQIAEWMFIEEVPIPEDVMALLVPGEQAVVAFKTFRDSAIFTTKRLIMRDAQGLRGKKVEVYSLPYSSINMWSTENAGTLDFNAEIELWTRAGKIKVKIGRGLDVRRIDSLIAHSVLGAL; from the coding sequence ATGGAAGCTGCTCAGATTGCGGAATGGATGTTCATTGAAGAAGTTCCGATTCCGGAGGATGTCATGGCGCTGCTCGTGCCCGGAGAGCAGGCGGTTGTAGCGTTTAAGACGTTCAGGGATAGTGCAATCTTCACCACGAAGCGCCTCATCATGCGTGACGCACAAGGACTGAGGGGCAAGAAGGTAGAGGTCTATTCTCTGCCGTATTCGTCGATCAACATGTGGTCCACGGAGAACGCGGGAACGCTCGATTTCAATGCTGAGATTGAACTTTGGACGCGAGCCGGAAAGATCAAGGTAAAGATCGGTCGTGGCCTCGATGTTCGTCGTATCGATTCTCTGATTGCGCACAGCGTATTGGGAGCGTTGTAG
- the rsrA gene encoding mycothiol system anti-sigma-R factor produces the protein MCKDNSRKTDCDDLLDVLYEVADGDADWESRERLRAHADACPECLRQLGIEQQVRDLLRSCCNQPAPVELRARICTQLRVISYRVEE, from the coding sequence ATGTGCAAAGACAATTCGCGAAAGACGGACTGCGACGACCTGCTGGATGTCCTGTACGAGGTTGCTGATGGTGACGCCGACTGGGAGAGCCGCGAACGTTTGCGCGCTCACGCCGACGCTTGCCCTGAGTGCCTACGGCAGCTAGGTATCGAGCAGCAGGTGCGGGACCTGTTGCGGAGCTGTTGTAACCAGCCCGCGCCTGTGGAGCTACGCGCGCGGATCTGCACGCAGCTGCGGGTGATTAGCTACCGCGTGGAGGAGTGA
- a CDS encoding sigma-70 family RNA polymerase sigma factor, whose amino-acid sequence MKRSDDTADELLHRFEADALPLLDQLYGAALRMTRNPADAQDLVQDAYMKAYQAFGSFKEGTNLKAWMYRILTNTYINSYRKAQRRPTESSADEMTDWQLAETAKHDSVGLESAEVEALKNIPDKRIQDALMSLGEDYRMVVYYADVEGLAYKEIAEIMDTPIGTVMSRLHRGRKQLRSKLKDVAAEHGIVTEAAQSKTARKKLTEAKG is encoded by the coding sequence ATGAAACGCAGCGATGACACTGCAGACGAGCTGCTGCACAGATTCGAGGCTGACGCGCTGCCCCTGCTGGATCAGCTCTACGGCGCGGCGCTGCGGATGACGCGCAACCCGGCCGATGCGCAGGATCTGGTGCAGGATGCGTATATGAAGGCCTACCAGGCGTTTGGTTCCTTCAAGGAAGGTACGAACCTGAAGGCGTGGATGTACCGAATCCTGACGAATACGTACATCAACAGCTACCGCAAGGCTCAACGTCGCCCGACGGAATCCAGCGCTGACGAGATGACCGACTGGCAGCTGGCAGAAACGGCGAAGCACGACTCCGTGGGCCTGGAATCCGCCGAGGTGGAGGCGCTGAAGAACATCCCCGATAAGCGCATTCAGGATGCCCTGATGAGTCTGGGGGAAGACTACCGCATGGTCGTGTACTACGCGGACGTGGAGGGTTTGGCCTACAAAGAGATTGCCGAGATCATGGACACTCCCATCGGTACCGTCATGTCGCGCCTGCACCGCGGGCGAAAGCAGTTGCGTAGCAAGTTGAAGGACGTGGCGGCGGAGCACGGGATCGTGACGGAGGCGGCACAAAGCAAGACGGCCCGAAAAAAGCTGACGGAAGCGAAGGGATAA
- a CDS encoding SOS response-associated peptidase, translating into MCGRYVLFSSLEELSGDLRRRLGAPRIARAGAGEWPANYNVAPTTEVPIVREFRNEAAIGPAHWGYPPKTVFNARGETAFSKPLFSGSLPCAFPMDGWYEWTVGEDGKKQPWFTTATDGNPLYAAGLCKAVEGKLYGTIITVAALPELDWLHSRMPRILVGDELDTWLKGAGAELVASPNKATEVRSSKADRRVGSVANNFPELVGMNRR; encoded by the coding sequence ATGTGTGGCCGATACGTATTGTTCAGCTCCTTAGAGGAGCTTTCGGGTGACCTGCGACGAAGGCTGGGTGCCCCGCGCATAGCCCGCGCCGGGGCTGGGGAGTGGCCCGCTAACTACAACGTGGCGCCCACCACCGAGGTGCCCATCGTGCGGGAGTTTCGAAACGAGGCCGCGATCGGACCCGCACACTGGGGCTACCCGCCGAAGACGGTGTTCAACGCACGGGGAGAGACCGCATTCTCTAAACCCCTGTTCTCCGGCTCTCTGCCGTGTGCGTTTCCGATGGACGGCTGGTACGAGTGGACGGTCGGCGAGGACGGAAAGAAGCAGCCGTGGTTCACCACCGCCACCGACGGCAACCCCCTGTACGCTGCCGGGCTGTGTAAAGCCGTCGAAGGAAAGCTCTACGGCACCATCATTACCGTCGCGGCCCTGCCGGAACTCGACTGGCTGCACAGCCGCATGCCCAGGATTTTGGTAGGAGACGAGCTTGATACTTGGCTGAAGGGTGCAGGGGCGGAGTTGGTGGCGTCACCAAATAAGGCAACAGAAGTGCGCAGCAGCAAGGCCGACAGGAGGGTCGGCTCCGTGGCGAACAATTTTCCGGAACTGGTGGGAATGAACCGGCGATAG
- the aroA gene encoding 3-phosphoshikimate 1-carboxyvinyltransferase has translation MSEQLWPAPVATEPVQATVAIPGSKSITNRALILAALADAPSTITGGLVSRDTELMMSALRALGTQILLKNDQMYVTPAEKLHGGEVDCGLAGTVMRFVPPIAALATGTVAFDGDVEARRRPMSTTLDSLRALGATVKTSTECNPEGLPFFVEGSGEIQGGEITIDASQSSQFVSGLLLAGARFTEGVTVIHEGNSLPSQPHVEMTVQMLREAGVHVETSFNRWTVHPGPIRGRQWHVEPDLSNATPFMAAGVLTGGTVRIQNWPATTNQPGDQFRQILLDMGAEAELDVHHGDLVVSSTGRINGITWDMHDIGELTPTVAALAALADGPSHLYGIAHLRGHETDRLQALADNINALGGNVEQTADGLIIHPAALEGGRWESYADHRMATAGAILGLRVEGIHVSDVDTTAKTLPGFRRRWAQLLGQER, from the coding sequence ATGTCTGAACAACTCTGGCCGGCCCCGGTCGCCACCGAGCCCGTACAGGCCACCGTGGCGATCCCCGGCTCGAAATCCATCACGAACCGTGCGCTGATCCTCGCCGCGCTAGCGGATGCGCCTTCCACCATCACCGGTGGGCTGGTGAGCCGCGATACGGAGCTGATGATGTCGGCTCTGCGTGCCTTGGGGACCCAGATCCTATTGAAGAACGACCAAATGTACGTCACCCCAGCGGAAAAGCTGCACGGCGGTGAGGTGGATTGCGGCCTGGCTGGAACCGTAATGCGCTTCGTCCCGCCGATCGCTGCCCTGGCCACTGGCACGGTTGCTTTCGACGGTGACGTGGAGGCGCGCCGCCGCCCGATGTCTACCACTTTGGATTCCCTGCGTGCCCTTGGCGCCACCGTGAAAACAAGCACCGAGTGCAACCCGGAGGGGTTGCCTTTCTTCGTGGAGGGTTCCGGGGAGATCCAGGGCGGGGAGATCACCATCGATGCTTCCCAGTCCTCCCAGTTCGTCAGCGGCTTGCTCCTGGCCGGTGCGCGCTTCACCGAGGGGGTTACCGTTATCCACGAGGGTAACTCCCTGCCCAGCCAGCCCCACGTCGAGATGACGGTGCAGATGTTGCGTGAGGCCGGGGTGCACGTCGAGACCTCCTTCAACCGGTGGACCGTCCACCCCGGCCCGATCCGTGGCCGTCAATGGCACGTGGAGCCGGACCTGTCGAACGCCACCCCGTTCATGGCCGCGGGCGTGCTCACCGGTGGCACCGTGCGCATTCAGAACTGGCCCGCCACCACCAACCAGCCGGGCGACCAGTTCCGCCAGATCCTGTTGGACATGGGCGCGGAGGCGGAGCTGGACGTCCATCACGGCGATCTTGTTGTCTCCAGCACCGGCCGCATCAACGGGATTACCTGGGACATGCACGATATTGGGGAGCTCACCCCCACCGTCGCCGCCCTGGCGGCCCTGGCCGATGGACCTAGCCACCTCTACGGAATCGCGCACCTGCGCGGCCACGAGACCGACCGACTACAGGCCCTGGCGGATAACATCAACGCCCTGGGTGGCAACGTCGAGCAGACCGCCGACGGGCTGATCATCCACCCGGCTGCCCTGGAGGGTGGCCGCTGGGAGTCCTACGCCGATCACCGCATGGCCACCGCCGGAGCGATCCTGGGCCTGCGCGTCGAAGGCATCCACGTCTCCGACGTGGACACCACCGCCAAGACCCTTCCCGGCTTCCGCCGCCGCTGGGCGCAGCTGCTGGGCCAGGAACGTTAA
- the rsgA gene encoding ribosome small subunit-dependent GTPase A, translating into MGRRHSNAHHWDESDVRVRPGKGSRPRTKDRPSHKNAKRGMVVSKDRGRWGVVLDENGTLVTCMRAREMGRTNVVVGDHVSVVGDTSGKKDTLARIVRLEDRTSILRRTADDTDSFERIVVANADYLLIVSAVADPPPRTGFVERALIAAFVGGLTPLVCLTKSDLADPSAFAAEFRDLDVEVLTTGVSDSLDELTEHITGKVSALVGHSGVGKSTLFNRLIPDAERATGEVSGVGKGRHTSTQSVALQLPAGGWIIDTPGIRSLGLAHVDPDTVVHVFEDLREVTEDCPRGCTHMGPPADPECALDTLTGASARRVTAIRRLLEALRSNNEWEM; encoded by the coding sequence ATGGGGCGACGGCACAGCAACGCCCATCACTGGGACGAATCCGATGTCCGCGTCCGTCCAGGTAAGGGCTCTCGCCCGCGGACCAAGGATCGGCCGAGCCATAAAAACGCCAAGCGGGGCATGGTCGTCTCCAAAGACCGCGGCCGCTGGGGTGTAGTGCTGGACGAAAACGGCACCCTCGTCACCTGCATGCGCGCCCGCGAAATGGGGCGCACCAATGTGGTCGTTGGAGACCACGTCAGCGTGGTTGGCGACACCTCCGGAAAAAAGGACACCCTGGCACGCATCGTGCGGCTCGAGGACCGCACCTCCATTCTGCGACGCACGGCAGACGACACAGACTCTTTCGAGCGAATCGTCGTGGCCAACGCGGACTACCTGCTTATCGTCAGCGCAGTGGCTGATCCACCGCCGCGTACCGGCTTCGTCGAGCGCGCCCTCATCGCTGCCTTCGTCGGCGGCCTCACCCCGCTGGTCTGTCTCACCAAATCCGACCTCGCCGACCCCAGCGCCTTCGCCGCCGAGTTCCGTGACCTCGACGTAGAGGTGCTCACCACGGGCGTCAGCGATTCCCTGGACGAACTCACCGAGCACATCACCGGTAAGGTCAGCGCGCTCGTCGGCCATTCCGGGGTGGGCAAGTCCACCCTGTTCAACCGCCTCATTCCCGACGCAGAACGCGCCACCGGGGAGGTCAGCGGGGTGGGCAAGGGCCGCCACACCTCCACTCAGTCAGTCGCGCTCCAGTTGCCCGCTGGCGGTTGGATTATCGACACCCCCGGAATCCGCAGCCTGGGGCTGGCCCACGTCGACCCAGATACCGTCGTGCATGTCTTCGAGGATCTCCGCGAGGTCACCGAAGACTGCCCCCGCGGCTGCACGCACATGGGTCCGCCCGCCGACCCGGAGTGCGCTCTGGATACTCTCACCGGCGCTTCCGCCCGGCGCGTCACCGCGATCCGCCGCCTACTGGAGGCCCTGCGCAGCAACAACGAGTGGGAAATGTAG
- a CDS encoding DUF6912 family protein: MLVYIPATFDMLGTLAEQGEHPVRSAVGFALTPAVREFYTGGDEEELAYTAFLDAARASLRLLSAGGEERFPHRRVVISAEIDDSAVTLAPTDGESVVRLDPAVVKVQQLLAIHVDDADAEAATAKAIECIDAADLGDEDAEFALGDCEDNLMSWYDAKELPFLVDLM; encoded by the coding sequence ATGCTGGTGTATATTCCTGCGACTTTTGACATGCTGGGCACACTCGCTGAGCAGGGAGAACACCCGGTTCGCTCCGCGGTGGGCTTTGCCCTAACCCCGGCGGTGCGGGAGTTTTACACCGGCGGCGACGAGGAGGAGTTGGCGTACACCGCGTTCCTAGACGCTGCACGGGCCTCGCTGCGCCTGCTCAGCGCGGGTGGGGAGGAGCGCTTCCCGCACCGGCGCGTGGTGATCAGCGCGGAGATCGACGACTCTGCAGTTACGCTGGCGCCGACCGACGGTGAGTCCGTGGTGCGGTTGGACCCGGCCGTTGTGAAGGTGCAGCAGTTGTTGGCGATTCATGTTGATGACGCCGACGCGGAGGCCGCCACGGCCAAGGCGATCGAGTGCATCGACGCGGCTGACCTGGGGGATGAGGATGCGGAGTTCGCTCTGGGGGATTGCGAGGACAACCTGATGAGCTGGTACGACGCGAAGGAGCTACCGTTCCTGGTGGATTTGATGTAG
- a CDS encoding HAD family hydrolase, giving the protein MRGLVVDYCGVLDGAEEDRRRWRKLLSAARAEGIATAILSNDPGGAGAAPIRTWLEGGYVDAVVLSGEVGAEKPSEEIFRITADRLDLPQQDLVLVDDNILNIRGAVDAGLIGIYYQQFDRAVVEITGVFGLEGEF; this is encoded by the coding sequence ATGCGTGGACTAGTAGTTGATTATTGCGGAGTGTTGGACGGCGCCGAGGAGGATCGCAGGCGGTGGCGCAAGCTGCTGTCAGCGGCGCGGGCGGAAGGCATCGCCACGGCTATTCTTTCCAACGACCCGGGCGGGGCGGGAGCGGCTCCGATTCGCACGTGGCTGGAAGGCGGTTACGTGGATGCTGTGGTGCTTTCCGGCGAAGTTGGGGCGGAGAAGCCCTCGGAGGAGATCTTCCGCATCACCGCGGACCGTCTGGACCTGCCACAACAGGATCTGGTGTTGGTGGATGACAACATCCTGAACATCCGTGGCGCAGTGGATGCCGGCTTGATCGGTATTTACTACCAGCAGTTCGACCGCGCGGTGGTGGAGATCACCGGCGTGTTTGGGCTGGAGGGGGAGTTCTAA
- a CDS encoding Rv3235 family protein: MTTSISARPLPDFVFLRPPTPAVAAQATEEEVTSSFRDANTPPPQRIAQIVKMWLEALEGRRPIEHLRRAPFGERVLEQLRVRRIVRPEPTSGRVEKGASIISLHIQPSAGDCVRFCASVQMGERVRAIAGSMSQHTQKRRAELHQLHSSARRGVKIWAIDSLSLI; encoded by the coding sequence GTGACCACTTCAATTTCCGCACGCCCACTTCCGGACTTCGTGTTCCTGCGCCCGCCCACCCCGGCCGTTGCAGCACAGGCCACCGAGGAGGAGGTCACTAGTTCTTTTCGTGACGCCAACACCCCGCCACCCCAGCGCATCGCACAGATCGTAAAAATGTGGCTGGAGGCTTTGGAAGGGCGCCGTCCAATTGAGCATTTGCGCCGCGCGCCCTTCGGCGAGCGGGTGTTGGAGCAACTGCGCGTCCGTCGGATTGTGCGACCAGAACCGACAAGTGGGCGGGTGGAAAAGGGGGCGTCAATAATAAGCCTGCACATCCAGCCCAGCGCGGGCGATTGCGTCCGCTTTTGCGCATCGGTGCAGATGGGCGAGCGGGTGCGGGCTATCGCGGGCAGCATGTCGCAGCACACGCAAAAGCGCCGTGCGGAGCTGCATCAACTGCACAGCTCCGCGCGGCGCGGAGTCAAGATCTGGGCGATCGATAGCCTCAGCTTGATTTAG